One Spiroplasma sp. NBRC 100390 DNA window includes the following coding sequences:
- the rpmC gene encoding 50S ribosomal protein L29, with translation MNDLNKKSVEELKKLEEESRAELFALRFQSAMGNLEKPHRIPELRKQIARILTILSSRKKAGENTAINVKINLSETYAKIEKESQEFAKQRKAKIDEIMAAQEASEDNMASLMDLPLTDAMEISDEAVNLETSAQADDKKSAAPKAETTKKVEPALAKKSAAPLKESKSAAEKTTEPVVKKPADKKSVAPVAKKEADQAASKAAPRVKATPTAASKTPVAKKESAKPAGAKDAALKSLIKKNEAAKAASKPTAPTTSNKSTVTVKSVTSAKAEIEVSKVTKKPAGTNTAKKDVELNAKEKLAAMKSSISIGTAKGRGTGVKINLDLKAKDPKASEYTYGTNWKENRDKILTAGKTTKKADDKTTTKKGTGKK, from the coding sequence ATGAATGATTTAAACAAAAAATCAGTTGAAGAGTTAAAAAAACTGGAAGAAGAATCACGCGCTGAATTATTTGCTTTAAGATTTCAATCAGCTATGGGAAACTTGGAAAAACCACATCGCATTCCTGAATTAAGAAAGCAAATTGCTCGCATTTTAACAATCTTATCTTCTCGTAAAAAAGCTGGTGAAAACACGGCAATTAATGTCAAAATTAATTTAAGTGAAACATACGCTAAAATTGAAAAAGAATCACAGGAATTTGCAAAACAACGCAAAGCTAAAATTGATGAAATAATGGCAGCACAAGAAGCTTCAGAAGACAACATGGCAAGTTTAATGGATTTACCATTAACTGATGCGATGGAAATAAGTGATGAAGCAGTAAATCTTGAAACATCTGCTCAAGCGGATGACAAAAAATCAGCAGCGCCAAAAGCAGAGACAACAAAAAAAGTTGAGCCAGCGCTGGCTAAAAAATCAGCAGCACCATTGAAAGAAAGTAAATCAGCTGCTGAAAAAACAACAGAGCCAGTGGTAAAAAAACCAGCGGACAAAAAATCAGTAGCCCCTGTGGCAAAGAAAGAAGCTGACCAAGCGGCGTCAAAAGCAGCACCAAGGGTGAAAGCAACGCCAACAGCAGCTTCAAAAACCCCTGTGGCAAAGAAAGAATCTGCTAAACCAGCAGGGGCAAAAGATGCTGCTTTAAAATCTTTAATTAAAAAGAACGAAGCAGCAAAAGCAGCAAGTAAACCAACTGCTCCAACAACAAGTAATAAATCAACAGTAACCGTTAAATCAGTTACTTCGGCAAAAGCAGAAATTGAAGTGTCAAAAGTAACAAAAAAACCAGCGGGAACTAATACTGCAAAAAAAGATGTGGAACTTAATGCTAAAGAAAAATTAGCCGCAATGAAAAGTTCAATTTCAATCGGAACTGCAAAAGGTCGCGGCACAGGTGTTAAAATCAATTTAGATTTAAAAGCAAAAGACCCAAAAGCATCAGAGTATACTTATGGGACAAATTGAAAAGAAAACCGTGATAAAATTTTAACTGCAGGAAAAACAACAAAAAAAGCCGATGATAAAACAACCACTAAGAAAGGGACAGGGAAAAAATAA
- the rplP gene encoding 50S ribosomal protein L16, with translation MLVPKRTKYRRPHRIKYEGKAKGNTKVDFGEFGLQSLDGAWITNRQIEAARIAMTRYMKRWGKVWIRIFPHMAKTKKPLEVRMGSGKGSPEEWVAVVKTGTVMFEVAGVSEETAREALRLAMHKLPVRCKIIKKGEE, from the coding sequence ATGTTAGTACCAAAAAGAACGAAATATCGTCGTCCACATCGGATTAAATACGAAGGAAAAGCAAAAGGGAATACTAAGGTTGATTTTGGAGAATTTGGATTACAATCACTAGACGGAGCATGAATTACAAACCGTCAAATCGAAGCAGCACGGATTGCCATGACTCGTTATATGAAACGTTGAGGAAAGGTTTGAATTAGAATTTTTCCCCATATGGCAAAAACCAAAAAACCATTAGAAGTACGGATGGGATCAGGAAAAGGTTCACCAGAAGAATGAGTAGCAGTAGTTAAAACGGGAACTGTTATGTTTGAAGTGGCAGGAGTTTCAGAAGAAACAGCCCGTGAAGCGTTACGTTTAGCAATGCATAAATTACCGGTGAGATGTAAGATTATAAAAAAAGGAGAAGAGTAA